The following coding sequences are from one Rattus norvegicus strain BN/NHsdMcwi chromosome 11, GRCr8, whole genome shotgun sequence window:
- the Or5h25 gene encoding olfactory receptor Olr1546: protein MENTTLLIQFVLTGLVHLPQWKIPLFLLFLVIYLITVVGNLGLITLIWNDPHLHIPMYLFLASLACVDTWLSSTVTPKMLQDIFAKSKLISFSECVIQFFSFVVSATTECFLLAAMAYDRYVAICKPLLYPVIMTNRLCVRLLTLSLVGGFIHALIHGGFLFRLIFCNSNIIYHFYCDVMPLLKISCNDPSLNYLMIFIFSGSIQVFTITTILVSYTLVLFSVLKQKSIKSIKKAVSTCGAHLLSVSLYYGPLLFMYVRPASPQVDDQDMMDSVFYTIIIPVLNPIIYSLRNKQVKKSLAKFLKRNA, encoded by the coding sequence ATGGAGAACACAACTCTGCTCATTCAGTTTGTCCTCACGGGACTTGTTCATCTACCCCAGTGGAAAATCCCCCTGTTCCTGCTGTTCTTGGTCATCTATCTCATCACCGTTGTGGGCAACCTTGGTCTGATCACTCTCATCTGGAATGACCCTCACCTTCATATCCCCATGTACTTATTTCTTGCGAGTTTAGCGTGTGTGGATACCTGGTTATCTTCCACAGTGACACCAAAGATGCTACAAGACATTTTTGCCAAGAGTAAACTGATCTCTTTCTCTGAATGTGTGATACAGTTTTTTTCATTTGTAGTGAGTGCAACCACAGAATGTTTTctcttggcagccatggcctatgATCGTTATGTAGCCATATGCAAACCTTTACTCTACCCAGTCATCATGACAAATAGGCTCTGTGTACGTCTTTTAACATTGTCCTTGGTAGGTGGGTTTATCCATGCTTTAATTCATGGAGGCTTTTTATTCAGATTAATTTTCTGTAATTCTAACATAATATACCATTTTTATTGCGATGTTATGCCACTGTTAAAGATCTCCTGTAATGACCCTTCTCTCAATTACctgatgatttttattttctctggctCGATCCAGGTATTCACCATTACAACCATTCTTGTCTCTTATACACTTGTTCTGTTTTCAGTCCTAAAGCAAAAATCTATCAAAAGCATAAAGAAAGCTGTTTCCACCTGTGGAGCCCAtctcctctctgtgtctttgtactATGGCCCACTTCTATTCATGTATGTGCGTCCTGCATCTCCACAGGTAGATGATCAGGATATGATGGACTCTGTATTTTACACAATCATAATTCCTGTACTGAATCCAATTATCTACAGTTTGAGGAATAAGCAAGTTAAGAAATCCCTGGCAAAATTTTTGAAGAGAAATGCTTAG